The genomic segment tAAGAAGCTTCTAGAAGGATTGGATAAGTGAACAAACAGATGGAGGTATTGCACAGAACTTTCCATATGTGCACCGCTTTTTCTCCAGAACAGTGTAGATGACCACAGCATGCACTTGGCCCCCTGAGGTGGTCCCACTCTAATATTGATTAAAATTATAGTAGATACACAACAGCTATActgacagcattttaaaaaagaatatgagaagaagaaataaattttcctcTGGATTATCTCTAGGTGCATTCTGCTAATGTTGTGGCATAATTTAGTCATTTTAAGCAGTCAGCTTTCTCCCTTTTAAACAAGTCTCAAGATTGTTCCCTTAATCACCAGATTTAGTGTATTATAAGAAATCACATTTTGATATTCCTTTTTAAACTTCATGAGAAAAGGCATAGGAAAATGCAATATTTCACTGAAATCTATGACAATTCATTAGTTTTAGAGCTCTGTTTGATTATCACAGGAAGAGAATAAtcaatattttactttctatGAAATACAtagataataatagtaacaatcaGCCACAGTCGTTTGGGAGCTGGAGGAATGATGGAAGCTGGCAATAGGCATTCTGGGAATGCGGTACTTGAATTATAAAAGGACTACATTCTTTAAGCCATGTTCCATTCTTGCTCTTGTTCTCTCCCTAGTAGCTTCTTTACTGCTCCCTTCACATCCTTATTTCTCAAGGTATAGATGAGGGGGTTAAGCATTGGAGTTATGAGTCCATAGAAGAGTGCAAGAAGCTTGCCCTTCAATTTGGCTGAATTGCTCTTGGGTGCCATATATGCATAACCACTAATGGCTGAACCATAGAACATAATGACCACCAGCAGATGAGACCCGCATGTGTTGAAAGCCTTCTTGCGACCCTCAGAAGACTGGATTCTTACCACTGCTCTGACAATGTTGATGTAAGAGAATAGAATTAATCCAACCGGGATAACTTTTATGACCACCACAGCAGCATACATCTCTACTTCATTGATCCATGTATCGACACATGATAACTGAAGCATGGCAGGTACCTCACAGAAGAAATTCTCCACCTGATACTGACCACAGCGAGGTAACAAGAAAGTTAACACTGTTTGCACCAAGGAGTTGCTGAAACCTgttacccaagccactgctgccaGTTGTTGGCATAGGCGAGAATTCATGCTAACAGTGTAATGGAGAGGCTGGCAGATGGCTACATAACGATCAAAGGCCATTACTGAGAGAAGTACACATTCAGTGGATCCTAAACCAAGGAAAATGAACAGTTGAGCTACACATCCTATGTAGCTGATTCTTCTCCAGTGGCTCTGTATGTTGACCAGCATCTGGGGGACAGTGGAGGTAGTATAGCAAAGGTCCAAAAAAGAGAGATTTGccagaaagaaatacatgggggtgtggagtcTGGGATCAAGGCGTGACAAGATAATGATGGCTGAATTCCCAAGGAGGGTCATGATGTAGAAAACAGAGATGGCCACGAAAAGGATCATTTCTAGTTTGGGCCATTCAGAGAAGCCCACCAGAACAAAGCCGCCGGAGTGATGGAAAGTGTTATTGAATCTTCTCATTGCTTCCCACTTGTTGGAAACACCACAGTCAGAATTCTGAAACCTTATTATTCTCTGCTTAGGACTTAATACTGACTCATAAACATATACGTGACAAAGGAACTGGATAGGGGATgctgaaacaaataaaatcattaatgtttttccttttattccctcAGCAAGAAAACTGAGAATTAGCAATTATATACCTGTATTTTAACAACCATGTTTTAACCCACAACTTTCATTTACCAAGCTTGTAGTTTATTAAATAGAggtattataaaagtaaaatagtatAGATGCATTACAAAATATGTGTTACAaaaagaaacactggatctgTTCAGCTTGAGAAAAATTGATTTCATTGGCATTTAATTAAATCTTGAATTTACtgttttccaatttcatttttttccaattcagtTCATCCTCTTACTGATTTTAGTGCATTTATATAATAGCAGATGAAAATTACCACTTTTGAAAGGCACTATCAGTTACGGAagataaattctctctctctcttttttttttttttttttgtttggtcttttgtctttttagggctgctcctgcggcatatggaggttcccaggctaggggtctaatcggagctgtagcccccggcctatgccacagccacagcaatgccagatccgagccgtgtctgcaacctacaccacagctcacggcaacaccagctcctaaatccactgagtgaggccagggattgaacccgcaacctcatggttcctagtcagatttgtttccgctgtgccatgatgggaactcctcctttctgaTTTCTGTATTTCTCTTACTTATTATAATTAAGTTAATATTGATAAAATTCTAAGAACCAAAAGCAATACACTTACAGAACTAATGTGTTATTATATTTAACCAAGGGATAATTAGTAGGAGTTAACATGGGTAGGACtaatagcaaacatttttttcacttgttttgctTATGTCACACACATTTATAtcaagtaatatatatttatatcaaataaCATGAACTAAAAGTAGTTTGTGGTTTT from the Sus scrofa isolate TJ Tabasco breed Duroc unplaced genomic scaffold, Sscrofa11.1 Contig61, whole genome shotgun sequence genome contains:
- the LOC100156119 gene encoding putative olfactory receptor 2B8; translation: MRRFNNTFHHSGGFVLVGFSEWPKLEMILFVAISVFYIMTLLGNSAIIILSRLDPRLHTPMYFFLANLSFLDLCYTTSTVPQMLVNIQSHWRRISYIGCVAQLFIFLGLGSTECVLLSVMAFDRYVAICQPLHYTVSMNSRLCQQLAAVAWVTGFSNSLVQTVLTFLLPRCGQYQVENFFCEVPAMLQLSCVDTWINEVEMYAAVVVIKVIPVGLILFSYINIVRAVVRIQSSEGRKKAFNTCGSHLLVVIMFYGSAISGYAYMAPKSNSAKLKGKLLALFYGLITPMLNPLIYTLRNKDVKGAVKKLLGREQEQEWNMA